One window from the genome of Jeotgalibaca sp. MA1X17-3 encodes:
- a CDS encoding SIMPL domain-containing protein, whose product MTKKGTITVKGKGFASAPPDTIEVAIELSATKDTYEEAMNDSSNRLEGIRTALRPHHFNKEDLKTAHFHIDTEYDYPENKDGVQQRRLVGYRYIHKLYFEFQNDSEFLGEVLESLSKSEMNPDFSVRFKLKDQTKIKKIMLEEAVHDARDKALILTKASGVKLDRIESIQYDWSEIELYSSNFLQDTQMMRASSSVMDIQPEDIENSETVSITWNLANE is encoded by the coding sequence ATGACTAAAAAAGGAACCATAACGGTTAAAGGAAAAGGGTTTGCAAGTGCCCCACCTGATACGATAGAAGTTGCGATAGAACTCTCAGCGACAAAAGATACGTATGAAGAAGCAATGAACGATTCTAGTAATCGACTAGAAGGGATTCGTACTGCCTTACGTCCTCATCATTTTAATAAAGAAGATCTAAAAACAGCACATTTTCATATTGATACCGAATATGATTATCCAGAAAATAAGGATGGAGTCCAACAACGTCGACTCGTAGGGTATCGATATATACATAAATTATATTTTGAGTTTCAGAATGATAGCGAATTTTTAGGTGAGGTTCTTGAATCACTATCAAAATCAGAAATGAATCCTGATTTTTCAGTACGCTTTAAATTAAAAGATCAAACAAAGATTAAAAAAATAATGCTAGAAGAAGCTGTTCATGATGCTAGAGATAAAGCCCTCATTCTTACCAAAGCTAGCGGAGTAAAGTTGGATCGTATTGAGTCCATTCAATATGATTGGAGTGAAATAGAACTTTATTCTTCAAATTTCCTTCAAGATACACAAATGATGAGAGCATCAAGTTCTGTAATGGATATACAGCCAGAGGATATAGAAAATAGTGAAACGGTTTCCATTACGTGGAATTTAGCAAACGAATAA
- a CDS encoding YfcC family protein: protein MNKKRNKGFQMPHTYVLLISVMIIMAILTWIIPAGQFEVIKEGTRTVVVPNSWHAVESSPQGFFEIINSIPKGLVESASISIFIFLIGGAFMVINETGMVAAFIFKIAKLLKGRESLVIPVFILIFGITGATLGFSEETIVFIAMGVSLAIALGYDAIVGMSMIALGAAIGFSAGFLNPFTVGIAQGIAELPTFSGMGLRIVMFFVLWIVTSIYVMIYANKIKKDPTKSFMYSPYDTKRTQEKLEEVQMNKRHVAVGIIFAAGMILIAYGVIQYGWFVQEIGAIFMATGIIAGFVYGYGPSKIAELFVLGAKDMIFAALIVGVARSIVIVMEDGMIIDTIVNFLAGSVQILPGAVASVAMYIIQIIINFVIPSGSGQAAATMPIMVPLADAIGITRQTSVLAYQLGSGFMDSIMITSGVLMAQLSVARIPYTKWVRYLAPLMLIWLLIGMAFLLYAYNIGYGPF from the coding sequence ATGAATAAAAAAAGAAATAAAGGGTTTCAGATGCCCCATACATATGTACTATTGATTTCAGTTATGATTATTATGGCAATTCTTACTTGGATTATTCCAGCAGGGCAATTCGAAGTGATAAAAGAAGGAACAAGAACGGTTGTTGTTCCTAATTCGTGGCACGCCGTAGAGTCTAGTCCCCAAGGTTTTTTTGAAATAATTAACTCAATCCCAAAAGGATTGGTTGAATCTGCAAGTATTTCAATTTTTATCTTTTTAATTGGTGGAGCATTTATGGTGATTAATGAAACAGGAATGGTAGCCGCATTTATTTTTAAAATAGCTAAACTTCTAAAAGGACGAGAAAGTTTAGTGATTCCAGTGTTTATTTTGATTTTTGGAATTACAGGAGCTACATTAGGCTTCTCAGAAGAAACAATTGTCTTTATTGCAATGGGGGTCTCACTAGCCATTGCTTTAGGATACGATGCAATCGTCGGAATGAGTATGATCGCACTAGGTGCAGCGATTGGATTTAGTGCTGGATTTCTAAATCCATTTACAGTTGGAATTGCACAAGGGATTGCTGAATTACCAACGTTTTCTGGAATGGGTTTACGGATTGTTATGTTTTTTGTTCTTTGGATTGTAACATCCATTTATGTCATGATTTATGCGAATAAAATAAAAAAAGATCCGACAAAAAGTTTTATGTACTCTCCTTATGATACAAAACGAACACAAGAGAAACTTGAAGAAGTTCAAATGAATAAACGTCATGTGGCTGTAGGAATTATTTTTGCAGCTGGAATGATTCTAATCGCGTATGGTGTTATTCAATACGGTTGGTTTGTTCAAGAAATTGGTGCCATTTTTATGGCAACTGGAATTATTGCGGGTTTTGTATATGGATATGGACCTTCTAAAATTGCTGAATTATTTGTTTTAGGTGCAAAAGACATGATTTTTGCTGCCCTAATCGTAGGGGTTGCTCGTTCCATTGTCATTGTGATGGAAGATGGAATGATTATCGATACAATTGTAAATTTCCTTGCAGGTAGCGTTCAAATTTTACCTGGTGCAGTTGCCTCTGTTGCTATGTATATAATCCAAATTATTATTAATTTTGTTATTCCGTCTGGAAGTGGACAAGCAGCAGCTACAATGCCAATTATGGTACCTCTCGCAGATGCAATTGGAATCACACGTCAAACATCAGTTTTGGCGTACCAACTAGGTAGTGGCTTTATGGATTCGATTATGATCACAAGTGGTGTGCTAATGGCGCAGCTTTCTGTAGCCAGAATTCCTTATACGAAATGGGTAAGATATTTAGCTCCACTTATGTTAATTTGGCTATTAATTGGAATGGCATTCCTACTGTATGCTTATAATATCGGTTATGGTCCATTCTAA
- a CDS encoding YdbC family protein has protein sequence MSDFKYEIVAHIGVLSTSEKGWTKELNVIKWNDNEPKYDIREWNPDHTKMGKGITMNEEEIGQLRLFIIN, from the coding sequence ATGAGTGATTTTAAGTATGAAATAGTAGCCCATATTGGAGTGTTAAGTACTTCAGAAAAAGGGTGGACAAAAGAATTGAATGTGATTAAGTGGAATGATAATGAACCCAAGTACGATATTCGTGAATGGAATCCTGATCATACTAAAATGGGAAAAGGCATTACCATGAATGAAGAAGAGATTGGTCAACTCCGTTTATTCATTATTAATTAA
- a CDS encoding HIRAN domain-containing protein → MIWHQIIDNWKQDYQDLDQDSEDKEEISEYWELRFKRYEEIIRSIEIFLNKPKWNLISNKELANPTESDYLIVTVLQFMEMTPEINIFIPILRRNPLGLHLLDFFLINHPNTYFMKVCDYLKQLLNKELFTLTLEFDEEELPETHDLFRVNMWLETLFELMIEKDLYDEEWLLKGIHYYQPKIRRIALQGLKKNREKWNEKVLGELEALTKLEKNRKNSNLLRFLLDPEAEAEKERKFLKVENPVIKKSSADRKLLDTYITGAHQHDLSVIDVLIRKGSLLQLVRDKDHELDRHAIAVTLENGYLLGYIPRIDNRVLANLLENNDILYAIMTSEDIYEADPRITIMLRQRGERPPQKEKISSKNIVQFPQSKISKK, encoded by the coding sequence ATGATTTGGCATCAAATTATTGATAATTGGAAACAAGATTACCAAGATTTAGATCAAGACTCTGAAGATAAAGAAGAAATTAGTGAGTATTGGGAACTTCGTTTTAAACGTTATGAAGAAATTATTCGCTCGATTGAAATTTTCTTAAACAAACCAAAATGGAACTTAATTAGTAACAAGGAGTTAGCAAATCCTACTGAATCAGATTATCTGATTGTTACCGTCTTACAGTTTATGGAAATGACCCCGGAAATAAATATCTTTATTCCCATTTTAAGAAGAAACCCCTTAGGATTGCATCTATTGGACTTCTTTCTCATCAATCACCCCAATACCTACTTTATGAAGGTTTGTGATTATCTAAAACAATTGTTAAATAAAGAACTCTTTACTTTGACTTTAGAGTTTGACGAGGAAGAATTACCTGAAACACATGATTTATTTCGTGTGAACATGTGGTTAGAAACACTCTTTGAACTGATGATTGAGAAGGATTTATATGACGAAGAATGGCTATTAAAAGGGATTCATTACTACCAACCTAAAATACGTAGAATAGCATTACAAGGACTAAAGAAAAATCGTGAGAAATGGAATGAAAAAGTTTTAGGAGAATTGGAAGCTTTAACGAAGCTAGAAAAAAATAGAAAAAACTCCAATTTATTGCGTTTTTTACTAGATCCAGAAGCGGAAGCAGAAAAAGAACGGAAATTTTTAAAAGTAGAAAATCCAGTGATCAAAAAAAGTAGCGCAGATAGAAAGTTATTAGATACGTACATTACAGGCGCCCATCAACATGATTTATCCGTCATTGATGTCTTAATTAGAAAAGGGAGCCTTCTACAATTGGTACGCGATAAAGATCACGAGCTCGATCGTCATGCAATTGCGGTAACGTTGGAGAACGGCTATCTATTAGGATATATTCCCCGTATAGATAATCGGGTACTTGCCAATCTTTTAGAAAATAATGATATCTTGTATGCCATAATGACTAGTGAGGATATTTATGAAGCAGATCCGCGTATTACGATTATGCTGAGGCAAAGAGGGGAAAGGCCACCTCAGAAAGAAAAAATTTCTAGCAAAAATATTGTACAATTTCCTCAAAGTAAAATATCTAAAAAATAA